In a genomic window of Zestosphaera sp.:
- a CDS encoding TatD family hydrolase — protein sequence MRATCMRRKYVDSHIHLNDYTREKILDLCGKDDMELVAVSEDLHSSLINLSLERECSNVRAAVGVHPWNADKVAADELAKVMELIDSVGFVGEVGLDKKFTPETFDLQLKIFKEFVSRASSGNKVLLLHAAGAWKEVLEVLSKTPVKAAVLHWYTGPLEYLRDIRELGYFIGVNVSLLRQPKMREVVKQAPLDIMLTESDGPYEYRGLRLEPDLIPALINEIATIKKLSSEDVLEAVYNNYLSLLNRMLK from the coding sequence GTGAGGGCAACGTGTATGAGAAGGAAGTATGTTGATTCACATATACATCTCAACGACTACACAAGAGAGAAGATCCTTGATTTATGTGGGAAAGACGATATGGAGTTAGTCGCTGTCTCTGAAGATCTGCATTCATCGTTAATTAACTTATCGCTTGAGAGGGAATGTTCTAACGTGAGAGCTGCTGTAGGAGTTCACCCGTGGAATGCTGATAAAGTAGCGGCTGACGAGCTAGCTAAAGTGATGGAGTTAATAGATAGTGTTGGTTTCGTGGGTGAGGTAGGGCTAGATAAGAAATTCACTCCTGAGACTTTCGACTTACAGCTGAAAATTTTTAAGGAGTTTGTTTCTCGAGCGTCGAGCGGTAATAAGGTGTTGCTTCTTCACGCCGCGGGAGCTTGGAAGGAAGTACTTGAAGTATTGTCTAAGACTCCTGTTAAGGCCGCAGTACTTCACTGGTATACTGGTCCTTTAGAATACTTGAGAGATATTAGAGAGCTGGGGTACTTCATAGGTGTGAACGTATCCTTACTAAGACAACCTAAGATGAGGGAAGTAGTCAAGCAGGCCCCCCTAGACATCATGCTGACAGAGTCTGATGGACCTTATGAGTACAGGGGGCTCAGACTAGAGCCTGACTTAATACCAGCCTTAATAAATGAGATTGCGACAATAAAGAAATTGAGTTCTGAAGATGTGTTGGAGGCAGTTTATAATAATTACTTAAGTCTACTAAATAGGATGCTGAAGTAG
- a CDS encoding endonuclease NucS produces the protein MGEKIYYRGSIKFDELHQLVRKWFRHATILIIGECEVDYTGRASSRASNSWRLIIIKEDGTVLIHESVGREPINWQPNSYVTTELKEDTLIIRALRLRPREELVIRLRGECEALIAKLGTGKFIMSGTEKDVIEFLANNPKIIDEKAELVSREVPTPHGRIDLVLRGRDNTLILVEIKRDVADVEAVFQLRRYVEYYTSLGVSNVRGIIVAQSLTPTARKLLSDFGLEYRCIKVSEGNVYEKEVC, from the coding sequence GTGGGAGAGAAGATATATTACAGAGGAAGCATAAAATTTGATGAACTCCACCAGCTAGTGAGGAAGTGGTTTAGGCACGCAACGATACTAATAATTGGAGAGTGTGAGGTAGATTATACTGGGAGGGCTTCTTCTAGGGCTAGCAACTCATGGAGACTCATAATAATTAAGGAAGACGGGACGGTACTAATACATGAATCAGTAGGTAGAGAACCTATCAACTGGCAACCTAACTCATACGTGACGACGGAACTCAAGGAGGACACTCTAATCATTAGGGCCTTAAGGTTGAGACCGCGTGAAGAGCTAGTGATTAGGTTGAGGGGTGAGTGTGAGGCACTCATAGCTAAGTTAGGGACAGGCAAGTTCATCATGTCAGGGACTGAGAAAGACGTGATCGAGTTCCTAGCAAATAACCCAAAAATAATCGATGAGAAAGCCGAACTTGTTTCCAGAGAGGTGCCAACACCTCACGGACGTATAGACCTAGTTCTCCGAGGGAGAGACAACACATTAATACTAGTCGAGATCAAAAGAGACGTAGCTGATGTGGAAGCGGTTTTTCAGCTGAGGAGGTATGTGGAATACTACACAAGCCTGGGCGTAAGCAATGTTAGGGGAATCATAGTAGCGCAATCTTTAACCCCGACGGCCCGAAAACTATTAAGTGATTTTGGTTTAGAGTACAGGTGTATTAAGGTGAGTGAGGGCAACGTGTATGAGAAGGAAGTATGTTGA